The Malus sylvestris chromosome 12, drMalSylv7.2, whole genome shotgun sequence genome contains a region encoding:
- the LOC126593898 gene encoding protein FAR-RED ELONGATED HYPOCOTYL 1-like isoform X1 translates to MEMEGFKENPSEIHSFPVMNVLCPMKKRKFHGEQLGLPITKNRCLERVFPSDKSISMFDENLEVKNMIKQTLKRKIDGASLDDGSEPDSGRGSNSFVGDSDSATSVYGDTKLGPVYAQTCQYDRPSTSSANGISHSADELKYANGDHQPMDPHGEIQEFQNLEEHIQEFGDQVDYIFAEYGDDCIEQCVDAGYEDLIHPNGLNPNTYVLSSGRWNVNQDNSEAQSGSSRKPTIDQEFEQYFSSLML, encoded by the exons ATGGAGATGGAAGGATTCAAAGAGAACCCTTCTGAGATCCACAG CTTCCCTGTCATGAATGTTCTATGTCcgatgaagaaaagaaaatttcacGGGGAGCAATTGGGCTTGCCAATAACAAAGAACAGGTGCTTGGAACGAGTATTTCCATCTGATAAATCCATCTCTATGTTTGATGAAAACCTTGAAGTAAAGAACATGATAAAACAGACACTGAAGAGAAAGATAGACGGGGCATCCCTGGATGACGGGTCTGAACCTGATTCGGGAAGAGGTAGCAACAGTTTCGTTGGAGATTCTGATTCTGCAACGTCGGTTTATGGTGATACAAAACTTGGACCCGTGTATGCACAGACATGCCAATATGATAGGCCTTCCACTTCATCAGCGAACGGCATCAGCCATAGTGCAGATGAACTAAAATATGCGAACGGAGACCATCAACCTATGGATCCTCATGGTGAAATACAAGAATTTCAGAATCTTGAAGAGCACATCCAGGAATTTGGAGACCAGGTGGATTACATTTTCGCAGAATATGGAGATGACTGCATTGAGCAATGTGTGGACGCGGGTTACGAAGATCTCATCCACCCGAACGGTTTGAACCCGAACACATATGTACTTTCATCGGGAAGATGGAATGTGAACCAAGATAATTCAG AGGCTCAATCAGGCAGCAGCAGGAAGCCAACCATCGATCAAGAATTCGAGCAGTATTTTTCCTCCCTAATGCTGTAG
- the LOC126593898 gene encoding protein FAR-RED ELONGATED HYPOCOTYL 1-like isoform X2: protein MNVLCPMKKRKFHGEQLGLPITKNRCLERVFPSDKSISMFDENLEVKNMIKQTLKRKIDGASLDDGSEPDSGRGSNSFVGDSDSATSVYGDTKLGPVYAQTCQYDRPSTSSANGISHSADELKYANGDHQPMDPHGEIQEFQNLEEHIQEFGDQVDYIFAEYGDDCIEQCVDAGYEDLIHPNGLNPNTYVLSSGRWNVNQDNSEAQSGSSRKPTIDQEFEQYFSSLML, encoded by the exons ATGAATGTTCTATGTCcgatgaagaaaagaaaatttcacGGGGAGCAATTGGGCTTGCCAATAACAAAGAACAGGTGCTTGGAACGAGTATTTCCATCTGATAAATCCATCTCTATGTTTGATGAAAACCTTGAAGTAAAGAACATGATAAAACAGACACTGAAGAGAAAGATAGACGGGGCATCCCTGGATGACGGGTCTGAACCTGATTCGGGAAGAGGTAGCAACAGTTTCGTTGGAGATTCTGATTCTGCAACGTCGGTTTATGGTGATACAAAACTTGGACCCGTGTATGCACAGACATGCCAATATGATAGGCCTTCCACTTCATCAGCGAACGGCATCAGCCATAGTGCAGATGAACTAAAATATGCGAACGGAGACCATCAACCTATGGATCCTCATGGTGAAATACAAGAATTTCAGAATCTTGAAGAGCACATCCAGGAATTTGGAGACCAGGTGGATTACATTTTCGCAGAATATGGAGATGACTGCATTGAGCAATGTGTGGACGCGGGTTACGAAGATCTCATCCACCCGAACGGTTTGAACCCGAACACATATGTACTTTCATCGGGAAGATGGAATGTGAACCAAGATAATTCAG AGGCTCAATCAGGCAGCAGCAGGAAGCCAACCATCGATCAAGAATTCGAGCAGTATTTTTCCTCCCTAATGCTGTAG
- the LOC126593897 gene encoding laccase-17-like: MGSSHLHCSTSITPLLFGFCIVASLMPEFAVGITRHYTFNVKYHNVTRLCNTRSIVSVNGQFPGPRLVAREGDQVLIKVVNHISNNVTIHWHGVRQLRSGWADGPAYITQCPIQTGQSYTYNFTIQGQRGTLLWHAHISWLRSTLYGPIIILPKLNESYPFMKPYKEVPILLGEWFNVDPEAVINQALQTGGGPNVSDAYTINGLPGPLYNCSSKDVFKLKVKPGKTYLLRLINAALNDELFFSIANHTLTVVEADAVYTKPFETDTLLITPGQTTNVLLKTKPNSPNATFLILARPYFTGAGTLDNTTTAGILEYEHPVTTHHASIKTLPLIKPSLPPINATKFVNVTQFVLNLANKFRSLASKKFPANVPQTVDRKFFFTVGLGTSPCPQNSTCQGPNGLKFAASINNFSFALPSTAMLQAHFSGQSNGIYTTDFPANPLVKFNYTGTPPNVTNVANATKALVLPFNTSVELVLQDTSILGAESHPLHLHGFNFYIVGQGIGNYDPNKDPAKFNLVDPIERNTAGVPAGGWIAVRFLADNPGVWFMHCHLDIHTSWGLKMAWIVQDGPQANQKLPPPPSDLPKC; this comes from the exons atGGGTTCTTCTCACCTTCATTGTTCTACTTCAATAACACCTTTGCTGTTCGGTTTTTGTATCGTGGCATCGTTGATGCCGGAGTTTGCCGTTGGCATAACAAGGCACTACACTTTCAAC GTTAAGTACCATAACGTGACCAGATTGTGCAACACAAGGAGCATTGTAAGTGTGAATGGCCAATTCCCAGGGCCTAGATTGGTGGCAAGGGAAGGTGACCAAGTCCTCATCAAAGTGGTCAATCATATTTCAAACAATGTCACCATTCATTG GCATGGGGTGAGACAACTTAGAAGTGGATGGGCAGATGGTCCAGCTTACATTACCCAATGCCCTATACAAACAGGCCAGTCATACACATACAACTTTACCATCCAAGGCCAGAGAGGGACTCTCCTATGGCATGCTCACATCTCATGGCTGAGATCCACCCTCTATGGACCTATCATCATTCTCCCAAAGCTCAATGAGTCTTACCCTTTTATGAAACCCTACAAGGAGGTCCCCATTCTTCTTG GAGAGTGGTTTAATGTAGACCCTGAGGCTGTGATTAATCAAGCTCTTCAGACCGGTGGAGGGCCTAACGTTTCGGACGCGTACACCATTAACGGTCTTCCAGGCCCCTTATACAATTGTTCGTCAAAAG ATGTATTCAAGCTGAAGGTGAAACCAGGGAAGACATACCTCCTCCGATTGATCAACGCTGCACTCAACGACGAGTTGTTTTTCAGCATAGCCAACCACACTCTCACGGTGGTTGAAGCCGATGCTGTCTACACCAAACCCTTTGAAACCGACACGCTTCTCATCACCCCAGGCCAAACCACGAACGTCCTCCTCAAAACCAAGCCCAATTCTCCCAATGCCACCTTCCTCATCCTCGCAAGGCCTTACTTCACCGGCGCTGGAACCCTAGACAACACCACCACGGCAGGAATCCTTGAATACGAGCACCCGGTAACCACTCATCACGCTTCCATCAAAACCCTTCCTCTCATCAAACCAAGTCTTCCACCCATCAACGCCACCAAGTTTGTCAATGTCACCCAATTCGTCCTAAACTTGGCCAATAAATTCCGTAGCTTGGCCTCCAAGAAATTCCCAGCCAACGTTCCCCAAACCGTGGACCGAAAATTTTTCTTCACCGTAGGACTTGGAACATCCCCATGTCCCCAAAACTCAACTTGCCAAGGACCCAATGGCCTAAAATTTGCAGCTTCTATTAACAATTTCTCTTTTGCCCTTCCATCAACAGCAATGCTTCAAGCACATTTTTCTGGACAGTCCAATGGAATTTACACCACAGATTTTCCGGCCAATCCGCTTGTTAAATTTAACTATACCGGAACACCGCCAAACGTAACAAATGTGGCAAATGCCACGAAGGCATTGGTGCTGCCATTCAACACAAGTGTGGAGCTGGTGCTGCAGGACACTAGCATTCTTGGTGCCGAGAGCCACCCTCTCCATCTACATGGGTTTAATTTCTATATAGTTGGACAAGGAATTGGGAACTATGATCCTAACAAGGACCCTGCTAAGTTTAATCTGGTGGACCCCATCGAGAGGAACACGGCTGGTGTTCCGGCTGGTGGCTGGATTGCGGTTCGTTTCCTGGCAGACAATCCAG GGGTGTGGTTTATGCACTGTCACTTGGATATCCATACAAGTTGGGGGCTGAAGATGGCGTGGATCGTCCAGGATGGACCGCAAGCGAATCAAAAGCTGCCACCTCCGCCGTCCGATCTACCAAAGTGTTGA